The Lasioglossum baleicum chromosome 5, iyLasBale1, whole genome shotgun sequence genome segment CTTGATACAAGCTACCATATGATAACATGGAAAAAATGCTACTCCTGATTCTTCGTTCTAACAAATTTGGCACATCTTCACATCGTCTTTGTCTATGGATTTATTGATTTGCATGTTCGCATTCGATAGATCTTCTATGCTTCTTTCTACAGATTCCGTGACGGATCCGATGCTTTGTCAGATACTGCATTCCTTTACTATCTTATACCTGCTCTAGCCTGGGCCTCCCCAACAATAAGGGCCTGAGTGCCACATGTACAACATATTATAGCGAGAGTCCCATCGTCGACCGATTTATACCGACGATGGTAATTTCCCAAACTCCAGGTTATCCCCACTCATACACCTCAACCATCCTCTCTCTCCCCAGTCCCTTCTCTCTCCTACCGTCCTCCTATTATACCCCTACAAAACTTGACCCGTCCTTGACGAAAACCAGGCATCCTCACCATCGAACATCCCTTGCTTCTTTACCTATTTTCACTTTTCCTCccctacacacacacacacaactccCCCACACAATTCCCCTACTCCAAAGTCATCCTTCCTTCCTTTTTTCCTAAGCACCGTTCACATCATCAGTAGAAAATACAGATCAGTAACGAGTTCTAAAATTGAATTCATTTCGAGATCATCACAGTCTATGGGCGTATTGTTTTGCGTGTCCACATTCGACAGATCTTCTACGCTGTTTTCTACAGATTCCGTGACGGATCCGATGCTTTTTATGTCACTATCCATGGAACTGGATCGGGAACTCGGACCAGGATTACTTCCCGCGTCTTCCTTCATTTCTACGTTCATCAATACAGGCTGAACTTTCTTAATGA includes the following:
- the LOC143208535 gene encoding uncharacterized protein LOC143208535, yielding MDFFSSLVTYLPASWNYPNLSTAFLFILKIDFIFSSFIKKVQPVLMNVEMKEDAGSNPGPSSRSSSMDSDIKSIGSVTESVENSVEDLSNVDTQNNTPIDCDDLEMNSILELVTDLYFLLMM